Genomic DNA from Staphylococcus aureus:
CATAAACAAATGTATATGCGCGAGAAGCAAATAGAGGATCATTTAAAGTGAGAAAATGATAAATTGATATAAAACTACCAAAAATCATTAGATACGCTTAAAAAGCTTCTGAGTGTCATGTATGAAATTAAAACTAAAAATGTAGGTGGATGGTTTCATAAAGAGAAGCAAGAAACAGGCAATATTGTAATTACTAAAACTTATTTTGAAAAATACACTAAACAAATTAAAGCAGCACAGATGATATTAGATGATTATGAATGGATTAAAAGTGGGAAGTCATTAAAAAAATCAGAGAAACAAAATGAAAGTTTAGTTAATGAATTGACTAGTGTCCATATGGAAAATGAAAAGCTGGTTGAAGAATTTAATGATTTAGCACAACGTTATAATTATTTGTTGTCAGAGAATGAAAAGAAAGATAAAGAACTAAATTATACGCTTAAGTTATTCAATCAAGTTTTTAAAATCATTAAAAGTATGATGAAAGAAGAGCGTTATCATACGCTAATAAATCATATTGATAATCATTTAGACAATTCTAAAATACGTGAAGTAATGACGATAGATAACAATGATGAACAGTTCTTTAAGAAGAAATATCAAGCACAAGAATGAGAAATCATTTTTAAAGAAGATAGAGAAGATGGTTATACATTATAAAAATAGATATTTAAATGCATTTGTTTGAGGTTAATTATTTTTTAGGATGAAAAATAGGTAGCCCCCCTCTAACTTTTTAATATATTTTTATAAATCTTTTTAAAAACCTTTTTAGGGGCTTGTTCAGACCTAGAGCAACAAGGGATTTCAATGCCTAAAGGAGTGTTTTTGCCACATAAAAGGAGTGTTTTAAAAAGTTGTACTCCTTTTATGGTTTGACATTGATAATAAAGTAGTTTATTGTGAATAAAAGTTTTCAAATGGGAGTGTATATTCAAACGATACTCCTTTAGTTTCGTAATAAAGGGGGGGCTGTATCATGACAGGAGAGACAGTTGTATATAAAAATGAAATGAATTTAGTTCCATTAAGGCGATTTACAGCTACTGAAATTAATTTATTTTTTGCGATGTGTAATAAATTAAAAGAGCAAGATACTAATACATTACGTTTGTCTTTTGATGAATTAAAAAAATTAAGTAATTATAGTCCAGAAACACGTAATATTAATAGATTTGCTAATGATTTAGATAATGTGTATAAAAAGATGTTGAATTTAACCATTAGATATGAAGATGATGATGTAATAGAAAGATTCGTTTTATTCAATCATTATAGAATCCATAAGCGAGAACAATATCTAGAAATATCAACTTCTTCAAATTTAAAACACATATTGAATTCAATTACTAATAATTTTACAAAATTTGAATTAAAAGAAATGACTAGGCTTAAATCTACATATTCTAAAAATATGTTTAGATTACTTAAACAATACAAACATACAGGCTATTTAAAAATTCACATCGATGATTTTAAAAATCGTTTAGATATACCTAAATCTTATCGTATGACTGATATTAACAAAAATGTTTTTAAACCTATTATTATTGAATTAGGTTCTATATTTAATAATCTTACTATCAATAAAATCAAAGCGAAAAAAGGGCGTAAAATTGAATGGATAGAGTTCACATTTGACGCTGAGAAACGCATTCATAACAAACGACAACCTCAAATGTCCAAGATAGATAAATCAAGACAATATGTGAGGCGTGAAAAGACGCCTAAATGGTTAGAAGAACGGTCATATGAAAAGCAACCTCAAAAAGATTACGACCCACAATTAGAGAAAGAACGAGAGGATTTTTTAAAACAACTTGAACTGAATTGGGAATAACGCAACTTTTCGTTGCGAGTTGGTTAACTAAAAGTATCGTGACTTTTCAATTATTTTAATTATAGTTTGAGTTAAGGAGTGATTTTATGAAATTAGCTGAAGCTATAAAAGAACAGAGAGAATTAAAAAGATGGTCTCAAGAGGAATTAGCCAATATATTAAAGGTTTCCAGACAAAGTGTTTCTAAATGGGAAAGTGCCAAAAACTATCCTTCCTTAGATATTTTGATTGCTATGAGCGATTTATTTGGAATCTCTTTAGAGCATTTAATTAAAGGAGATGCACGTTTTAAAAAAGTTATTTTAGAGGGAAATTATAGAGAGAGTAACAGGGCACCTTCCATAGTTGATTTTCTTTATGATTTTTGGTGGCTTTTCTTTCCTGTTGCCGGATTTTTAGTTTGGGCCATTCATTCGTTCATGGGTTGATTTTAAAATCAAAATTTAATGCACATCAGGCAATATGAAAAAGGAAAGTATTTTTACGACACCTTGAAATGTATTGATAAGAATAGAAGAGTTTACAAAAGGCAATATGAAATATATACTAAAAGTAACAAGAATTTCGTTTGTAAACGCACCAAACCCCGAACTATTCGCCGTAGTTCGGGGTTTTTTGGTGAATTGGCTTTAATCGTCTATATTATTTTTTATCACGTTTATGGAGCCAATAACCAAATAACGTAACGAGACAACCACTGATTGCCGTTGTCATGATGTGAACAAGAATTTCATTCATAAATCGCACCTCCTCTCTACGCCGAATTGACGTCTGAGAGATAGACGACCTTCACATTATAACAAATCTCTTCTTCCATGAAATAACATGAATATTAATAAATGTTGTTATATATTAAAGATAAATAAATATAAGGGTGGGATTGATAATGTTTGGCGATCAAAGATAAGAAGCTACAAAATATGTCATTAAAGAAGGTTATCAAGATATTTATTTCCTCAACAAAAACGGGGAATGGTATTATTTCGAAGTAAGAAGTGCCTGGCGTGGCAAACATATTATTAGAGTTAAAGATGGTTTGTTAGGTTGGAGAAAAGAAATAGTAACTGAATAAAGATACAAAATACTTGCCAATGCAAAAGAATGAAAACGCGTCAAATCAACGATGTATAAAAGATGCATAAAAGATAATGAAAGTAAAAAGCCATAAATGCCTATATGACGGCATTTATGGCTTTTTGTTTGGTTAACATAATCGATGATTACCAGAAGTTCTCACTATATAAAAGACACTAAAATTTTATAACTTTTAGTGCCTAATCAATTATTTTAGCTACCAAACAAACGACTCCAAAACCCCTTTTTAGGTTCCGTTTCTTCACTCTTTTCTTCTATATCACTATCATTGTCATTTAGATTAGCTGGAACGTCTTCTCTTTTTGCTTCTTCACCTTGTGTACTTTCGTCGCTTTGACTTCCAGATATATCCTTATATTGAATCTCTGTTTCTTTGGTTTCTTCCTGATCTCTGTTAATATTTACAGGATTAGTAGTATATGTTTTTTCTTGTGCATCAACGTTTTGTCTAGTGTTAGTAGATGTATCAAAGGGATAATTAAGGTGTTTTTCTTTTTCTAATTGATTTTCTAATTTTTGAATCTTTTTATTACTCTCTAATGCCAGAACTTGCTGATTTTCAAGCAATTTTGATCTTTCTTGCAAC
This window encodes:
- a CDS encoding type I toxin-antitoxin system Fst family toxin; this translates as MNEILVHIMTTAISGCLVTLFGYWLHKRDKK
- a CDS encoding DUF536 domain-containing protein, with translation MKSVKKLSEELGVSKQTIFNNIKRLNIETIKQENTSFIKEDTDIEKIIQRVNENKKKYGFESTTEDKQKKGSDNINFESKSDAQIVEILKNQIDTLNNQIEKQESRHETTIEFYRKELQERSKLLENQQVLALESNKKIQKLENQLEKEKHLNYPFDTSTNTRQNVDAQEKTYTTNPVNINRDQEETKETEIQYKDISGSQSDESTQGEEAKREDVPANLNDNDSDIEEKSEETEPKKGFWSRLFGS
- a CDS encoding helix-turn-helix transcriptional regulator → MKLAEAIKEQRELKRWSQEELANILKVSRQSVSKWESAKNYPSLDILIAMSDLFGISLEHLIKGDARFKKVILEGNYRESNRAPSIVDFLYDFWWLFFPVAGFLVWAIHSFMG
- a CDS encoding replication initiation protein; amino-acid sequence: MTGETVVYKNEMNLVPLRRFTATEINLFFAMCNKLKEQDTNTLRLSFDELKKLSNYSPETRNINRFANDLDNVYKKMLNLTIRYEDDDVIERFVLFNHYRIHKREQYLEISTSSNLKHILNSITNNFTKFELKEMTRLKSTYSKNMFRLLKQYKHTGYLKIHIDDFKNRLDIPKSYRMTDINKNVFKPIIIELGSIFNNLTINKIKAKKGRKIEWIEFTFDAEKRIHNKRQPQMSKIDKSRQYVRREKTPKWLEERSYEKQPQKDYDPQLEKEREDFLKQLELNWE